The nucleotide window TCAAAGACATCACCATTGAGAACAGCGGATTGCCTCCGGCGCTGAGCGGCACGTTGAGCAGTGTCACTGAAGAAGAGAACTGGCACGACACCTGGGCGCACGCGATTGGCGCTTCGTACCAGCTCAATAAGCAATGGGTGCTGCGCACTGGTTTTTCGGTGGATCAGTCCCCCACCAACAACACCAACCGTTCGCCACGTATTCCAACAGGTGACCGCACAGTGGTCAGCTTGGGTGCCGGGTGGACGCCCGTGGACAATGTCACCGTCGACCTCGCTTACTCCTACCTGTGGGAAGAGAGTGTGAAGGTCAACGACGCTTCAGCCAGCCGGGGCGCCTACAGCTCCAAGTACAAGAACAGCGCCAGTGGTTTCGGTACTTCCATTACTTATAAGTTCTGAATCGCGAAGGGTGGAGCGCCTCTGCGAATGGAGCAGGGTTTCGAAGGTGCGGCGTTTACGTTTGCAGCCTTCGAGCCGCGCCGGGTCGTCGTTGAGTTCGACGACCCGCACACCGTGAAGATAATCGGCCATGGGTTGCCTGCGCTGTGTTTGAAGAACATGCACAGGCCACCTCGTTCGTGCTGAATCGGCGGCTCTGTAGGCAGAAGGGTTACAAGGTCCGACTCGGCCTCACGTTACAGGCTGGGTGCTAGCGCGGATCGACGTTATCCAACGCCCGATTTGCCAATAGCTCGCTCAACTCGATGACTTGCTGAATACCCAGCGCAACATGCCGCCGCGACCCCTCAAGGTCGAACGCCAGGTCGTTGATCATGGCGTTGGCCGAGGCCAGGCTTTCGCTGAGGTTGGCGAGCAGACTTTCAGTGTCGATGCCGTCGATGACGGTGAAGAGCTGACCCGGTGGTGGGGCGGTTTTGGCATCGGTGTCTTTCGGGTTCAGATAGAAATCCAGCGCCCGATCGGTGGCCTCTTGGACTTTCTTTGGATCGAGGCCGTTGGTGCTGGGGTCTGTTTGCGGAGGGTTGGGAGTTACTTTGAACATGATGACGCTCCTATGGGGAATGGGAGCCGCCAAGACCTGTCGCTAAACAGAATGGTGGCGACTGCACGCAGGTTAGCGAACCGGACATAGGCACCCGGTAGACCCGAAGGTCTCCTACATACAGCCGCCATAACGTAATTGCAGTTAGATCCCGCAACGAAGCATGGACGCTTATGTGCCTACGGTTCGGGTCGCTAAACCCGATCACTGATGAGCAGTGACGGAAACCAAGCTACCGGTACGGCCCGGGGCACACAATCGGGCGGATTCTGGCTTAGTTGTAGGCAAAGGCGCAAGGCGACGTAGCCTCGGGACTAGGGCTCGGTGTTACGGAAGTGTATGGCTAGAGGACTCGACCCGCCGGATAAAATGGATGTCCTTTTCCGGGGTTGTAGGCAAGCTCCGATAGTTGCGTAGGAGGAGCCCTTTACGGTGTTTTTTAATCGTAACTGCCTTGATGGCCAGTTCTTCACCGGGATATTTTCCTCAGGTGGCTGAAAATTCAGCGACCGGGATTGGTACCCGATGAGTCTGCCGAAGACGCAGCGTTCATACGTGATACCGACCGGCACACGTCTGGGCTGCGCATCATTTCACGGTGATGGGCAAGGCGGCATCAAGGGCGTGGTGATGAGCGTTACGCCCAAATCCGGGCTGGCCCTGTACGGGGCGAAACCATGACGGTCCAGAGGAGCACACGCCGCATTGACGCCGCGGTGATGGGCGCAGATACTTAACCCAATAGCGCCCGAACCTCTGGTGCTGGCTCAGTCCAGCACTATGTTCGGGCCTTCTTTTTTCTGGACAAAGGATGTCGCAGCCATTAGCTCCGCCAAAGCCGTTTCGATCCTATAGCGATCTGTGCACTCTGCTCACCAGTCGTGGTATGCAGATCCTCGATGTGCCCCGCGCCAAACGTAAACTCAGTCAGATTGGCTACTACCGCTTGAGCGGATTCTGGTATCCGTGCCGTGAATTCCTTCGTAATGCCAGGGGGGACGTGGTGCTGTGCGCCGCTGGTAAAAAACCACGACGTCAAAACGCGTTTACCCCAGGCACCCATTTCGATTCCGTTATTGAACTCTATCTGTTCGACAAAAAATTGCGCCAACTGATGCTGGATGCCATTGAGCGCGTTGAGGTGCACCTACGCTCGGCAATCGCTCACGAGGTGGGTTTTCACGACCCGCTGGCCTATCAAGACATCCGCTATATCAATCCTTCGCAAACCAGGAACTTCACAACCAAACAGGGTAAGCCGCGCAACATTTGGAACGACTGGTCAAAGCGTCAAGAAGAGCAAATTGCTCGTAGCCGCGAGGACAGTATCGAGTGGCATCGACAGCAGCGTAAAGCAATGCCCTTTTGGGTGATCGTCGAAGCATGGGACTTTGGAATAGCATCCAAGTACTACGAGATACTCAAAGATGGCCATCGGAACAGAATCTGCAAACGGTTTGGCCTCACTCACGCAAGAATTCTTAAAGAATGGCTTCAGGAGATCAGCATCCTACGCAACCGGTGTGCGCACCATAGCCGCATCTGGAACCAGGTTTCAGCCAATCCTGTACCCACTGTGCCAAACGATCCCTACTTCCAGGGGCTCGGCCTCGACTCGAATGCGACGAGCCGTCTTTATGGTCTGATCGCGGTACTCTGGTATCTGGTCAAAAACATCGGCGTCAACTCGAAATGGATCCATCAGGTGGCGGATGTCATCGACGTTAAACCCACGTTGCCTGGCTGCTCGTTTGCGGCGCTGGGTTTTACTGATGAAACCGGATTCCCTCGGGGTCTGTTCGGGATATGACTGTGCTTATGCCATGGATAGGTATTGTCGTTGAGTTCGATGACCCGCACACCATGAAGATAGTCGGCCATAGGTTGCCTGTGCAGTGTTTGAAAGGACTCTGCACAGGCTGCTTCGCCCGTGCCGGTTGGGCGAGTCGGCGGCTCTGTAGGCTGGGGGGCTACAAGATCCGACTCGGGCTTACATTACAGGCTGGGTGCTAGCGCGGATCGACGTTATCCAACGCCCGATTTGCCAACAGCTCGCTCAACTCGATGACTTGCTGAATACCCAGCGCAACATGCCGCCGCGACCCCTCAAGGTCGAACGCCAGGTCGTTGATCATGGCGTTGGCCGAGGCCAGGCTCTCGCTGAGGTTGGCGAGCAGACTTTCGGTGTCGATGCCGTCGATGACGGTGAAGAGCTGACCCGGTGGTGGGTCGGTTTTGGCGTCGGTTTCTTTCGGGTTCAGATAGAAATCCAGCGCCCGATCGGTCGCCTCTTGGACTTTCTTTGGATCGAGGCCGTTGGCGCTGGGGTCTGCTTGCGGAGGCTTGGGAGTTACTTTGAACATAGTTGTGACTCTAAGAGGTAGTGGAGCCGCCTTGTCTCGCTGCTAAACGAAAAAGGGTGGCGGCTGTACGCGGGTTAGCAGACCGGACCTCTTAACCGGCAGACCCGAAGGTCTCCCGCGCACAACCACCATTACATAATGAGCGGGCACTGAGCCTGCCGGCATATGTGTGGCACTGTGCGTCAAAGGTTCTGGGCTGCTAAACCCGATCGCTGATTTTCAGCGACTCGGAGACAATAGAACCCGGGCCCATGGCGCACAAGCGGGCGGATTCTGGCTTAGTTGTAGGCAAAGGCGCAAGGCGACGTAGCCTCGGGACTAGGGCTCGGTGTTACGGG belongs to Pseudomonas sp. B21-028 and includes:
- a CDS encoding Abi family protein, which gives rise to MQILDVPRAKRKLSQIGYYRLSGFWYPCREFLRNARGDVVLCAAGKKPRRQNAFTPGTHFDSVIELYLFDKKLRQLMLDAIERVEVHLRSAIAHEVGFHDPLAYQDIRYINPSQTRNFTTKQGKPRNIWNDWSKRQEEQIARSREDSIEWHRQQRKAMPFWVIVEAWDFGIASKYYEILKDGHRNRICKRFGLTHARILKEWLQEISILRNRCAHHSRIWNQVSANPVPTVPNDPYFQGLGLDSNATSRLYGLIAVLWYLVKNIGVNSKWIHQVADVIDVKPTLPGCSFAALGFTDETGFPRGLFGI
- a CDS encoding DUF6124 family protein, yielding MFKVTPNPPQTDPSTNGLDPKKVQEATDRALDFYLNPKDTDAKTAPPPGQLFTVIDGIDTESLLANLSESLASANAMINDLAFDLEGSRRHVALGIQQVIELSELLANRALDNVDPR
- a CDS encoding DUF6124 family protein, with product MFKVTPKPPQADPSANGLDPKKVQEATDRALDFYLNPKETDAKTDPPPGQLFTVIDGIDTESLLANLSESLASANAMINDLAFDLEGSRRHVALGIQQVIELSELLANRALDNVDPR